A DNA window from Solanum lycopersicum chromosome 3, SLM_r2.1 contains the following coding sequences:
- the LOC101258734 gene encoding uncharacterized protein isoform X3 translates to MVYIYLFRFSLIESCPISVKEMRVKALSEPTSWELVSDEKSTHGVRAGSCFPEVFSVACRDRFCNRIPFKPQTVIEMKLNSGGRAISSECNYDQYITECSYDRYITHDKYTMKFKKLGDDICRYGLCIRQCDANVVSLKIKQSNIELEMSNLGAWNGLDSFHDLVYDKDVILEKIEGKADSAAAVIYKLLRSPKPEQLYLKYAHDILGVVALLGEVQTHKLSSMLSTYLGEDQMLAVVCKSRAATRALEINQMDGNVNCASVLDILAAKLGISIKGQYMVICLEDIRPYKQGVSSDPQRELAIPQPTLSNRETPPGFLGYAVNMIFLPEEYLQFRTASGYGLRDTLFYHLLGKLQVYKSNEHLYMASSCIEDGAVSLDGGMMRGNGIVSASVGSEDPYILFPIICLERQLLLSPEKVERLKRIEELKLEQNQLQDRIQEELRNEAKYKKKLAKKLMDKKQIDDQFEDALLRIVPEAPLMHDPSLNQGGQTSSITFAGNRDIIQNRTAEAVSCHSKVKLEDAIEETGLQIKHHDDNIKFLEGQKNRLDDSILDLEAALAKTYSASGTGSENKESSNGQNEEETIEQILSFDKSAAAICVQLQKRTGAQITNIPFMKDIVGIVALLGKVDDDNLSRTLSDYLGQGTMLAIVCKTLDGLKALETYDKEGLIIKSSGLHGVGASIGRPLDDRYLVICLENLRPYTGEFIADDPQRRLSIKKPRYVNGKTLPGFLGFAVNMINIDTDNLYCVTSNGHGLRETLFYGLFSQLQVYKTRADMMQALPFIAGGAISLDGGIIKSAGIFSLGKREVQIKFPKSCGRSYIPENYFETEIRMKELKWERPQ, encoded by the exons ATGGTCTATATATATCTATTTCGATTTTCTCTT ATAGAAAGTTGTCCAATTTCTGTAAAGGAAATGCGCGTGAAAGCTTTGTCTGAGCCTACTAGTTGGGAACTTGTAAGTGATGAGAAGAGTACACATGGTGTAAG GGCTGGTTCTTGTTTTCCAGAGGTTTTCAGTGTTGCATGCCGTGATAGATTCTGCAATCGTATACCATTTAAGCCGCAGACAGTGATTGAGATGAAGTTAAATTCAGGCGGCAGAGCTATTTCATCCGAATGCAATTATGACCAATATATTACAGAATGCAGTTATGACCGATATATTACACATGACAAATATACCATGAAATTTAAG AAACTTGGAGATGATATTTGCAGATATGGCCTATGCATCAGACAATGTGATGCAAACGTGGTATCACTCAAAATTAAGCAATCAAATATTGAACTTGAGATGTCCAACTTGGGAG CTTGGAATGGTCTTGATTCTTTTCACGACTTGGTCTATGATAAAGACGTGATTTTGGAGAAGATAGAAGGAAAGGCGGACAGTGCAGCTGCTGTTATATACAAGCTTCTCAGATCACCAAAACCTGAACAACTTTATCTCAAATATGCTCATGACATACTTGGCGTGGTTGCACTTCTTGGAGAGGTTCAGACCCACAAGCTTAGCAG CATGCTTTCGACATATCTTGGAGAAGATCAGATGCTTGCTGTAGTATGCAAATCCCGTGCAGCTACCAGAGCTCTTGAAATTAATCAAATGGATGGAAATGTGAATTGCGCCAGTGTTCTTGACATATTAGCAGCTAAGCTTGGAATTTCCATCAAGGGTCAATATATGGTTATATGCCTCGAGGATATAAG GCCATATAAGCAAGGAGTCAGCAGTGATCCCCAAAGAGAACTTGCTATTCCACAGCCTACTTTATCAAACAGAGAAACTCCCCCAGGCTTTTTGGGCTACGCAGTTAACATGATATTCCTTCCTGAAGAATATTTGCAGTTTAGAACTGCTTCAGGTTATGGTCTCCGAGatacattattttatcatcTGCTTGGTAAGCTTCAAGTCTACAAGTCCAATGAGCACCTTTACATGGCAAGTTCCTGCATAGAAGATGGTGCGGTTTCCCTGGATGGTGGAATGATGAGAGGAAATGGAATTGTATCTGCATCTGTTGGATCTGA ggatccatatattctatttCCAATCATCTGTCTGGAAAGACAGTTACTCCTCTCACCTGAGAAAGTAGAAAGATTGAAGAGAATCGAAGAGTTGAAGCTGGAACAAAATCAACTTCAAGATCGAATACAGGAAGAGCTTAGGAATGAAGCCAAGTACAAGAAGAAGTTGGCTAAAAAGCTCATGGACAAAAAGCAGATTGATGATCAGTTTGAGGATGCACTT CTACGAATCGTTCCTGAGGCACCGCTTATGCATGATCCATCGCTCAATCAAGGAGGTCAGACTAGTTCCATTACTTTTGCTGGCAATCGGGACATAATACAAAATAGAACTGCTGAGGCTGTTAGCTGCCATTCCAAGGTG AAACTTGAGGATGCAATTGAGGAGACTGGTCTTCAAATTAAACACCATGATGATAACATAAAATTCTTAGAGGGTCAGAAGAACAGGTTGGatgattcaattttggatttAGAAG CTGCTCTCGCCAAGACTTATTCAGCAAGTGGAACTGGTTCTGAAAATAAGGAATCTTCCAATGGGCAGAATGAGGAGGAAACAATTGAACAAATCTTAAGTTTTGATAAATCTGCAGCTGCCATCTGTGTCCAGCTGCAAAAGCGTACTGGAGCTCAGATTACTAATATTCCATTTATGAAGGACATAGTAGGAATTGTTGCTTTGCTTGGGAAGGTTGACGACGACAATCTCAGCAG GACTCTCTCAGATTATCTTGGGCAAGGAACCATGTTAGCAATTGTTTGCAAGACGCTTGATGGACTTAAAGCACTGGAAACATATGATAAGGAAGGTCTTATAATTAAAAGTTCTGGTCTTCATGGAGTTGGAGCTTCAATTGGAAGACCTTTGGATGACCGATATCTTGTAATTTGTCTTGAGAACTTAAG ACCATACACCGGTGAATTTATTGCTGATGACCCTCAGAGAAGGCTGTCCATAAAGAAGCCAAGATACGTCAACGGGAAAACTCTTCCTGGTTTTCTTGGTTTTGCTGTCAATATGATCAATATTGACACTGATAACTTATATTGTGTTACAAGCAATGGTCATGGACTGAGAGAGACCCTCTTCTATGGACTCTTCTCACAGTTGCAAGTATACAAAACAAGGGCAGACATGATGCAGGCACTACCCTTTATAGCTGGTGGAGCCATATCATTGGATGGTGGGATCATAAAGAGTGCTGGTATATTTTCCCTAGGCAAAAG GGAAGTACAGATCAaatttccaaagagttgtggaaGGTCATATATACCTGAAAACTATTTTGAAACTGAGATCCGGATGAAGGAGCTGAAGTGGGAAAGG CCACAGTGA
- the LOC101258734 gene encoding uncharacterized protein isoform X4, whose protein sequence is MEDEQQRMSIDNEKKLGDDICRYGLCIRQCDANVVSLKIKQSNIELEMSNLGAWNGLDSFHDLVYDKDVILEKIEGKADSAAAVIYKLLRSPKPEQLYLKYAHDILGVVALLGEVQTHKLSSMLSTYLGEDQMLAVVCKSRAATRALEINQMDGNVNCASVLDILAAKLGISIKGQYMVICLEDIRPYKQGVSSDPQRELAIPQPTLSNRETPPGFLGYAVNMIFLPEEYLQFRTASGYGLRDTLFYHLLGKLQVYKSNEHLYMASSCIEDGAVSLDGGMMRGNGIVSASVGSEDPYILFPIICLERQLLLSPEKVERLKRIEELKLEQNQLQDRIQEELRNEAKYKKKLAKKLMDKKQIDDQFEDALLRIVPEAPLMHDPSLNQGGQTSSITFAGNRDIIQNRTAEAVSCHSKKLEDAIEETGLQIKHHDDNIKFLEGQKNRLDDSILDLEAALAKTYSASGTGSENKESSNGQNEEETIEQILSFDKSAAAICVQLQKRTGAQITNIPFMKDIVGIVALLGKVDDDNLSRTLSDYLGQGTMLAIVCKTLDGLKALETYDKEGLIIKSSGLHGVGASIGRPLDDRYLVICLENLRPYTGEFIADDPQRRLSIKKPRYVNGKTLPGFLGFAVNMINIDTDNLYCVTSNGHGLRETLFYGLFSQLQVYKTRADMMQALPFIAGGAISLDGGIIKSAGIFSLGKREVQIKFPKSCGRSYIPENYFETEIRMKELKWERVRCVEDLEREQTLLTNAKNNFEIRKEEFVKFLSQSSSHL, encoded by the exons ATGGAAGACGAACAACAAAGAATGTCCATAGACAATGAGAAG AAACTTGGAGATGATATTTGCAGATATGGCCTATGCATCAGACAATGTGATGCAAACGTGGTATCACTCAAAATTAAGCAATCAAATATTGAACTTGAGATGTCCAACTTGGGAG CTTGGAATGGTCTTGATTCTTTTCACGACTTGGTCTATGATAAAGACGTGATTTTGGAGAAGATAGAAGGAAAGGCGGACAGTGCAGCTGCTGTTATATACAAGCTTCTCAGATCACCAAAACCTGAACAACTTTATCTCAAATATGCTCATGACATACTTGGCGTGGTTGCACTTCTTGGAGAGGTTCAGACCCACAAGCTTAGCAG CATGCTTTCGACATATCTTGGAGAAGATCAGATGCTTGCTGTAGTATGCAAATCCCGTGCAGCTACCAGAGCTCTTGAAATTAATCAAATGGATGGAAATGTGAATTGCGCCAGTGTTCTTGACATATTAGCAGCTAAGCTTGGAATTTCCATCAAGGGTCAATATATGGTTATATGCCTCGAGGATATAAG GCCATATAAGCAAGGAGTCAGCAGTGATCCCCAAAGAGAACTTGCTATTCCACAGCCTACTTTATCAAACAGAGAAACTCCCCCAGGCTTTTTGGGCTACGCAGTTAACATGATATTCCTTCCTGAAGAATATTTGCAGTTTAGAACTGCTTCAGGTTATGGTCTCCGAGatacattattttatcatcTGCTTGGTAAGCTTCAAGTCTACAAGTCCAATGAGCACCTTTACATGGCAAGTTCCTGCATAGAAGATGGTGCGGTTTCCCTGGATGGTGGAATGATGAGAGGAAATGGAATTGTATCTGCATCTGTTGGATCTGA ggatccatatattctatttCCAATCATCTGTCTGGAAAGACAGTTACTCCTCTCACCTGAGAAAGTAGAAAGATTGAAGAGAATCGAAGAGTTGAAGCTGGAACAAAATCAACTTCAAGATCGAATACAGGAAGAGCTTAGGAATGAAGCCAAGTACAAGAAGAAGTTGGCTAAAAAGCTCATGGACAAAAAGCAGATTGATGATCAGTTTGAGGATGCACTT CTACGAATCGTTCCTGAGGCACCGCTTATGCATGATCCATCGCTCAATCAAGGAGGTCAGACTAGTTCCATTACTTTTGCTGGCAATCGGGACATAATACAAAATAGAACTGCTGAGGCTGTTAGCTGCCATTCCAAG AAACTTGAGGATGCAATTGAGGAGACTGGTCTTCAAATTAAACACCATGATGATAACATAAAATTCTTAGAGGGTCAGAAGAACAGGTTGGatgattcaattttggatttAGAAG CTGCTCTCGCCAAGACTTATTCAGCAAGTGGAACTGGTTCTGAAAATAAGGAATCTTCCAATGGGCAGAATGAGGAGGAAACAATTGAACAAATCTTAAGTTTTGATAAATCTGCAGCTGCCATCTGTGTCCAGCTGCAAAAGCGTACTGGAGCTCAGATTACTAATATTCCATTTATGAAGGACATAGTAGGAATTGTTGCTTTGCTTGGGAAGGTTGACGACGACAATCTCAGCAG GACTCTCTCAGATTATCTTGGGCAAGGAACCATGTTAGCAATTGTTTGCAAGACGCTTGATGGACTTAAAGCACTGGAAACATATGATAAGGAAGGTCTTATAATTAAAAGTTCTGGTCTTCATGGAGTTGGAGCTTCAATTGGAAGACCTTTGGATGACCGATATCTTGTAATTTGTCTTGAGAACTTAAG ACCATACACCGGTGAATTTATTGCTGATGACCCTCAGAGAAGGCTGTCCATAAAGAAGCCAAGATACGTCAACGGGAAAACTCTTCCTGGTTTTCTTGGTTTTGCTGTCAATATGATCAATATTGACACTGATAACTTATATTGTGTTACAAGCAATGGTCATGGACTGAGAGAGACCCTCTTCTATGGACTCTTCTCACAGTTGCAAGTATACAAAACAAGGGCAGACATGATGCAGGCACTACCCTTTATAGCTGGTGGAGCCATATCATTGGATGGTGGGATCATAAAGAGTGCTGGTATATTTTCCCTAGGCAAAAG GGAAGTACAGATCAaatttccaaagagttgtggaaGGTCATATATACCTGAAAACTATTTTGAAACTGAGATCCGGATGAAGGAGCTGAAGTGGGAAAGGGTAAGATGTGTGGAAGATTTAGAGAGAGAGCAAACATTGCTGACCAATGCTAAGAACAACTTTGAAATAAGGAAAGAAGAGTTTGTCAAGTTTCTTTCACAAAGCTCATCCCATCTTTGA
- the LOC101258734 gene encoding uncharacterized protein isoform X2, whose translation MVYIYLFRFSLIESCPISVKEMRVKALSEPTSWELVSDEKSTHGVRAGSCFPEVFSVACRDRFCNRIPFKPQTVIEMKLNSGGRAISSECNYDQYITECSYDRYITHDKYTMKFKKLGDDICRYGLCIRQCDANVVSLKIKQSNIELEMSNLGAWNGLDSFHDLVYDKDVILEKIEGKADSAAAVIYKLLRSPKPEQLYLKYAHDILGVVALLGEVQTHKLSSMLSTYLGEDQMLAVVCKSRAATRALEINQMDGNVNCASVLDILAAKLGISIKGQYMVICLEDIRPYKQGVSSDPQRELAIPQPTLSNRETPPGFLGYAVNMIFLPEEYLQFRTASGYGLRDTLFYHLLGKLQVYKSNEHLYMASSCIEDGAVSLDGGMMRGNGIVSASVGSEDPYILFPIICLERQLLLSPEKVERLKRIEELKLEQNQLQDRIQEELRNEAKYKKKLAKKLMDKKQIDDQFEDALLRIVPEAPLMHDPSLNQGGQTSSITFAGNRDIIQNRTAEAVSCHSKKLEDAIEETGLQIKHHDDNIKFLEGQKNRLDDSILDLEAALAKTYSASGTGSENKESSNGQNEEETIEQILSFDKSAAAICVQLQKRTGAQITNIPFMKDIVGIVALLGKVDDDNLSRTLSDYLGQGTMLAIVCKTLDGLKALETYDKEGLIIKSSGLHGVGASIGRPLDDRYLVICLENLRPYTGEFIADDPQRRLSIKKPRYVNGKTLPGFLGFAVNMINIDTDNLYCVTSNGHGLRETLFYGLFSQLQVYKTRADMMQALPFIAGGAISLDGGIIKSAGIFSLGKREVQIKFPKSCGRSYIPENYFETEIRMKELKWERVRCVEDLEREQTLLTNAKNNFEIRKEEFVKFLSQSSSHL comes from the exons ATGGTCTATATATATCTATTTCGATTTTCTCTT ATAGAAAGTTGTCCAATTTCTGTAAAGGAAATGCGCGTGAAAGCTTTGTCTGAGCCTACTAGTTGGGAACTTGTAAGTGATGAGAAGAGTACACATGGTGTAAG GGCTGGTTCTTGTTTTCCAGAGGTTTTCAGTGTTGCATGCCGTGATAGATTCTGCAATCGTATACCATTTAAGCCGCAGACAGTGATTGAGATGAAGTTAAATTCAGGCGGCAGAGCTATTTCATCCGAATGCAATTATGACCAATATATTACAGAATGCAGTTATGACCGATATATTACACATGACAAATATACCATGAAATTTAAG AAACTTGGAGATGATATTTGCAGATATGGCCTATGCATCAGACAATGTGATGCAAACGTGGTATCACTCAAAATTAAGCAATCAAATATTGAACTTGAGATGTCCAACTTGGGAG CTTGGAATGGTCTTGATTCTTTTCACGACTTGGTCTATGATAAAGACGTGATTTTGGAGAAGATAGAAGGAAAGGCGGACAGTGCAGCTGCTGTTATATACAAGCTTCTCAGATCACCAAAACCTGAACAACTTTATCTCAAATATGCTCATGACATACTTGGCGTGGTTGCACTTCTTGGAGAGGTTCAGACCCACAAGCTTAGCAG CATGCTTTCGACATATCTTGGAGAAGATCAGATGCTTGCTGTAGTATGCAAATCCCGTGCAGCTACCAGAGCTCTTGAAATTAATCAAATGGATGGAAATGTGAATTGCGCCAGTGTTCTTGACATATTAGCAGCTAAGCTTGGAATTTCCATCAAGGGTCAATATATGGTTATATGCCTCGAGGATATAAG GCCATATAAGCAAGGAGTCAGCAGTGATCCCCAAAGAGAACTTGCTATTCCACAGCCTACTTTATCAAACAGAGAAACTCCCCCAGGCTTTTTGGGCTACGCAGTTAACATGATATTCCTTCCTGAAGAATATTTGCAGTTTAGAACTGCTTCAGGTTATGGTCTCCGAGatacattattttatcatcTGCTTGGTAAGCTTCAAGTCTACAAGTCCAATGAGCACCTTTACATGGCAAGTTCCTGCATAGAAGATGGTGCGGTTTCCCTGGATGGTGGAATGATGAGAGGAAATGGAATTGTATCTGCATCTGTTGGATCTGA ggatccatatattctatttCCAATCATCTGTCTGGAAAGACAGTTACTCCTCTCACCTGAGAAAGTAGAAAGATTGAAGAGAATCGAAGAGTTGAAGCTGGAACAAAATCAACTTCAAGATCGAATACAGGAAGAGCTTAGGAATGAAGCCAAGTACAAGAAGAAGTTGGCTAAAAAGCTCATGGACAAAAAGCAGATTGATGATCAGTTTGAGGATGCACTT CTACGAATCGTTCCTGAGGCACCGCTTATGCATGATCCATCGCTCAATCAAGGAGGTCAGACTAGTTCCATTACTTTTGCTGGCAATCGGGACATAATACAAAATAGAACTGCTGAGGCTGTTAGCTGCCATTCCAAG AAACTTGAGGATGCAATTGAGGAGACTGGTCTTCAAATTAAACACCATGATGATAACATAAAATTCTTAGAGGGTCAGAAGAACAGGTTGGatgattcaattttggatttAGAAG CTGCTCTCGCCAAGACTTATTCAGCAAGTGGAACTGGTTCTGAAAATAAGGAATCTTCCAATGGGCAGAATGAGGAGGAAACAATTGAACAAATCTTAAGTTTTGATAAATCTGCAGCTGCCATCTGTGTCCAGCTGCAAAAGCGTACTGGAGCTCAGATTACTAATATTCCATTTATGAAGGACATAGTAGGAATTGTTGCTTTGCTTGGGAAGGTTGACGACGACAATCTCAGCAG GACTCTCTCAGATTATCTTGGGCAAGGAACCATGTTAGCAATTGTTTGCAAGACGCTTGATGGACTTAAAGCACTGGAAACATATGATAAGGAAGGTCTTATAATTAAAAGTTCTGGTCTTCATGGAGTTGGAGCTTCAATTGGAAGACCTTTGGATGACCGATATCTTGTAATTTGTCTTGAGAACTTAAG ACCATACACCGGTGAATTTATTGCTGATGACCCTCAGAGAAGGCTGTCCATAAAGAAGCCAAGATACGTCAACGGGAAAACTCTTCCTGGTTTTCTTGGTTTTGCTGTCAATATGATCAATATTGACACTGATAACTTATATTGTGTTACAAGCAATGGTCATGGACTGAGAGAGACCCTCTTCTATGGACTCTTCTCACAGTTGCAAGTATACAAAACAAGGGCAGACATGATGCAGGCACTACCCTTTATAGCTGGTGGAGCCATATCATTGGATGGTGGGATCATAAAGAGTGCTGGTATATTTTCCCTAGGCAAAAG GGAAGTACAGATCAaatttccaaagagttgtggaaGGTCATATATACCTGAAAACTATTTTGAAACTGAGATCCGGATGAAGGAGCTGAAGTGGGAAAGGGTAAGATGTGTGGAAGATTTAGAGAGAGAGCAAACATTGCTGACCAATGCTAAGAACAACTTTGAAATAAGGAAAGAAGAGTTTGTCAAGTTTCTTTCACAAAGCTCATCCCATCTTTGA
- the LOC101258734 gene encoding uncharacterized protein isoform X1, with protein MVYIYLFRFSLIESCPISVKEMRVKALSEPTSWELVSDEKSTHGVRAGSCFPEVFSVACRDRFCNRIPFKPQTVIEMKLNSGGRAISSECNYDQYITECSYDRYITHDKYTMKFKKLGDDICRYGLCIRQCDANVVSLKIKQSNIELEMSNLGAWNGLDSFHDLVYDKDVILEKIEGKADSAAAVIYKLLRSPKPEQLYLKYAHDILGVVALLGEVQTHKLSSMLSTYLGEDQMLAVVCKSRAATRALEINQMDGNVNCASVLDILAAKLGISIKGQYMVICLEDIRPYKQGVSSDPQRELAIPQPTLSNRETPPGFLGYAVNMIFLPEEYLQFRTASGYGLRDTLFYHLLGKLQVYKSNEHLYMASSCIEDGAVSLDGGMMRGNGIVSASVGSEDPYILFPIICLERQLLLSPEKVERLKRIEELKLEQNQLQDRIQEELRNEAKYKKKLAKKLMDKKQIDDQFEDALLRIVPEAPLMHDPSLNQGGQTSSITFAGNRDIIQNRTAEAVSCHSKVKLEDAIEETGLQIKHHDDNIKFLEGQKNRLDDSILDLEAALAKTYSASGTGSENKESSNGQNEEETIEQILSFDKSAAAICVQLQKRTGAQITNIPFMKDIVGIVALLGKVDDDNLSRTLSDYLGQGTMLAIVCKTLDGLKALETYDKEGLIIKSSGLHGVGASIGRPLDDRYLVICLENLRPYTGEFIADDPQRRLSIKKPRYVNGKTLPGFLGFAVNMINIDTDNLYCVTSNGHGLRETLFYGLFSQLQVYKTRADMMQALPFIAGGAISLDGGIIKSAGIFSLGKREVQIKFPKSCGRSYIPENYFETEIRMKELKWERVRCVEDLEREQTLLTNAKNNFEIRKEEFVKFLSQSSSHL; from the exons ATGGTCTATATATATCTATTTCGATTTTCTCTT ATAGAAAGTTGTCCAATTTCTGTAAAGGAAATGCGCGTGAAAGCTTTGTCTGAGCCTACTAGTTGGGAACTTGTAAGTGATGAGAAGAGTACACATGGTGTAAG GGCTGGTTCTTGTTTTCCAGAGGTTTTCAGTGTTGCATGCCGTGATAGATTCTGCAATCGTATACCATTTAAGCCGCAGACAGTGATTGAGATGAAGTTAAATTCAGGCGGCAGAGCTATTTCATCCGAATGCAATTATGACCAATATATTACAGAATGCAGTTATGACCGATATATTACACATGACAAATATACCATGAAATTTAAG AAACTTGGAGATGATATTTGCAGATATGGCCTATGCATCAGACAATGTGATGCAAACGTGGTATCACTCAAAATTAAGCAATCAAATATTGAACTTGAGATGTCCAACTTGGGAG CTTGGAATGGTCTTGATTCTTTTCACGACTTGGTCTATGATAAAGACGTGATTTTGGAGAAGATAGAAGGAAAGGCGGACAGTGCAGCTGCTGTTATATACAAGCTTCTCAGATCACCAAAACCTGAACAACTTTATCTCAAATATGCTCATGACATACTTGGCGTGGTTGCACTTCTTGGAGAGGTTCAGACCCACAAGCTTAGCAG CATGCTTTCGACATATCTTGGAGAAGATCAGATGCTTGCTGTAGTATGCAAATCCCGTGCAGCTACCAGAGCTCTTGAAATTAATCAAATGGATGGAAATGTGAATTGCGCCAGTGTTCTTGACATATTAGCAGCTAAGCTTGGAATTTCCATCAAGGGTCAATATATGGTTATATGCCTCGAGGATATAAG GCCATATAAGCAAGGAGTCAGCAGTGATCCCCAAAGAGAACTTGCTATTCCACAGCCTACTTTATCAAACAGAGAAACTCCCCCAGGCTTTTTGGGCTACGCAGTTAACATGATATTCCTTCCTGAAGAATATTTGCAGTTTAGAACTGCTTCAGGTTATGGTCTCCGAGatacattattttatcatcTGCTTGGTAAGCTTCAAGTCTACAAGTCCAATGAGCACCTTTACATGGCAAGTTCCTGCATAGAAGATGGTGCGGTTTCCCTGGATGGTGGAATGATGAGAGGAAATGGAATTGTATCTGCATCTGTTGGATCTGA ggatccatatattctatttCCAATCATCTGTCTGGAAAGACAGTTACTCCTCTCACCTGAGAAAGTAGAAAGATTGAAGAGAATCGAAGAGTTGAAGCTGGAACAAAATCAACTTCAAGATCGAATACAGGAAGAGCTTAGGAATGAAGCCAAGTACAAGAAGAAGTTGGCTAAAAAGCTCATGGACAAAAAGCAGATTGATGATCAGTTTGAGGATGCACTT CTACGAATCGTTCCTGAGGCACCGCTTATGCATGATCCATCGCTCAATCAAGGAGGTCAGACTAGTTCCATTACTTTTGCTGGCAATCGGGACATAATACAAAATAGAACTGCTGAGGCTGTTAGCTGCCATTCCAAGGTG AAACTTGAGGATGCAATTGAGGAGACTGGTCTTCAAATTAAACACCATGATGATAACATAAAATTCTTAGAGGGTCAGAAGAACAGGTTGGatgattcaattttggatttAGAAG CTGCTCTCGCCAAGACTTATTCAGCAAGTGGAACTGGTTCTGAAAATAAGGAATCTTCCAATGGGCAGAATGAGGAGGAAACAATTGAACAAATCTTAAGTTTTGATAAATCTGCAGCTGCCATCTGTGTCCAGCTGCAAAAGCGTACTGGAGCTCAGATTACTAATATTCCATTTATGAAGGACATAGTAGGAATTGTTGCTTTGCTTGGGAAGGTTGACGACGACAATCTCAGCAG GACTCTCTCAGATTATCTTGGGCAAGGAACCATGTTAGCAATTGTTTGCAAGACGCTTGATGGACTTAAAGCACTGGAAACATATGATAAGGAAGGTCTTATAATTAAAAGTTCTGGTCTTCATGGAGTTGGAGCTTCAATTGGAAGACCTTTGGATGACCGATATCTTGTAATTTGTCTTGAGAACTTAAG ACCATACACCGGTGAATTTATTGCTGATGACCCTCAGAGAAGGCTGTCCATAAAGAAGCCAAGATACGTCAACGGGAAAACTCTTCCTGGTTTTCTTGGTTTTGCTGTCAATATGATCAATATTGACACTGATAACTTATATTGTGTTACAAGCAATGGTCATGGACTGAGAGAGACCCTCTTCTATGGACTCTTCTCACAGTTGCAAGTATACAAAACAAGGGCAGACATGATGCAGGCACTACCCTTTATAGCTGGTGGAGCCATATCATTGGATGGTGGGATCATAAAGAGTGCTGGTATATTTTCCCTAGGCAAAAG GGAAGTACAGATCAaatttccaaagagttgtggaaGGTCATATATACCTGAAAACTATTTTGAAACTGAGATCCGGATGAAGGAGCTGAAGTGGGAAAGGGTAAGATGTGTGGAAGATTTAGAGAGAGAGCAAACATTGCTGACCAATGCTAAGAACAACTTTGAAATAAGGAAAGAAGAGTTTGTCAAGTTTCTTTCACAAAGCTCATCCCATCTTTGA